In Mycobacterium stomatepiae, the following are encoded in one genomic region:
- a CDS encoding non-ribosomal peptide synthetase: protein MERGERAHPLTRGQLDIWLSQETGFAGTEWQLGLLVLIEGAVHRDLLQQAIRQVVAEAEPGRVAFFEADGHVLQKAVDYPDTELGFYDFRGSDDPVRKVREMASSIQRTPMPFSGPLFIFTLFQTQDNEFYLFACCHHIAVDGIGMALVSRRVATVYTALVKGEPVPDAYFGSLQDLIDCESGYEASTDYQDDQAYWQEHLPTESGFHYRLPQLTTERDPYLTSASVQLDPAVVGRMQQLTKQLRVRRYSAITAACALLVRGWSGNASEVTLDFPVSRRVSEVSKTLPAMLAGVVPLVLSTSPDSTVADFVAHVDIRIRELLQHQRFPVHALEGEGGARQGANRVGVNFIPSRLTLNLAGAPAHAGYTNHGPVGHFGFFFLGAGDQLHLSTAGPGQPLANFDVADLAAKLQHVLLAMVEDPTATLSSIEALDADDTLRLDEIGNRAVLTELTPAKVSIPATFAKHVERTPEAVAVTFEGRSTTYRELDEAANRLAHLLVSEGIGPGQVVALQFSRSADAIISILAVLKTGAAYLPIDPALPSARTEFMLADAAPAVAVTTADLRARLDGQDLVVIDVADPRIAEQPSTALPAPDPDNIAHVIYTSGTTGTPKGVAVTHHNVTQLFASFDAGLPRTGVWSQCHSLAFDFSVWEIWAALLGGRRLVVVPESVTRSPEDFHALLVGEHVSVLTQTPSAVGMLPPEGLETAALVVAGEACPPEVMDQWAPGRVMINGYGPTETTVCVAISAPLVPGSGVVPIGSPVPGAALFVLDRWLKPVPPGVVGELYVAGAGVACGYVRRAGLTSSRFVACPFGQPGERMYRTGDLVSWGDDGQLLYLGRADEQVKIRGYRIELGEVQAALAALDDVKQAAVIAREDRPGDKRLVGYVTGCVDPAAARAKLADRLPGYMVPAAVIVLETLPLTPNGKLDTRALPAPEYHNVGGAYRAPTTAVEEVLAGIYSEILGLERVGIDDSFFDLGGDSILSMQVVARARAAGVLLRPRDIFVEQSVARLAQVASVAGGEIGVADAGLGEVVSTPIIRWLQDIDGPVEQFNQSMVVQAPAGVTEPDVAVVLQALVDRHATLRLRADDDGAGGWSLWVPDVGSVDAAAHLQSVDVLTDKALVEARSRLNPATGTMLSALWVTSTSQLALIIHHLAVDGVSWRILLEDLNIAWAQHHSGQEVELPAPGTSFARWAALLEEHARDEAVVQHADAWRQVASTPAVLPAIQPAVDTHANAGRLSVDLDVETTRQLLAEVPTAFHAGVQDILLIAFGLAWTEFLGSAGKPLGIDVEGHGRHEELSPYVDLSRTVGWFTTKYPVSLTVGRLDWSRVVDGDAALGAVIKDVKEQLRALPDGLTYGLLRYLNPEVDLAGTDPAIGFNYLGRMGASAAELSEDLWRVSQESLALAGAAAAIPMPLAHTVELNAGTVDSEAGPHLHANWTWAPSALDDTQINRLSQLWFEALTGICAHVRRGGGGLTPSDVAPARLTQQQIDELSRQLRIADVLPLTPVQQGLLFHTALAEGSGDDLYAVQLGITVTGPLDQKRLREAVQTVVNRHPNLAARFCQQFDEPIQIIPAEPVMAWQHAEITGDEAEVDERVGGLCADERAAVCDIADQPAFRVALIRTGDNRHRLVVTIHHIVIDGWSLPILLQEIFTLYYGQRLPAPPSYRSFVTWLAEQDREAAQAAWAGVLAGFDTPTLVSPPGQAAERGVESYRVPADTTQALTELARSNHTTVSNVLQAAWAQVLMWLTGHHDVAFGTAVSGRPTELPGAEALVGLLINTVPVRASATATTTIADLMAQLQRSHSDTIEYDHLALRDIHRVTGHDQLFDTLFLYENYPVDAGALLGVHELAITDFSSREFNHYPLSVVVTPGHELSLRVEFDSHVFDVATVDSLIERLRRALGTMTTDPTRRLSSIDLLDGDEHARLEEWGNREVLTQPTSAPVSIPELFAAQVARAPEAVAVNSGDGSWTYRELDEAANRLAHVLSDRGAGPGERVAVLLNRSAEAIVTLLAVLKTGAAYLPMDPAHPTARMEFMLSDSAPIAAVTSADLRPRLENADLQVIDVDDPAIGAAPNTAPATPAADHVAYIIYTSGTTGKSKGVAVTHRNVTQLLESLDAEMELGQVWTQCHSLAFDYSVWEIWGALLHGGRVVVVPDSIVRSPEDLHALLVSEQVSVLSQTPSAFYALQAADALAPELGQQLKLQTVVFGGEALEPQRLQTWLHNHPGLPRMINMYGITETTVHASFREIVDADVDSNNSPIGVPLAHLAFFVLDGWLRPVAPGVVGELYVAGAGVASGYVGRPDLTTTRFVACPFGGPGSRMYRTGDLVSWGTDGQLRYMGRADKQVKIRGYRIELGEIQAALATVDGVSQAAVIAREDRPGDKRLVGYVTGTADPTEIRAQLAERLPSYMVPVAVVVLDALPLTVNGKLDTRALPSPEYSDVDSYRAPSDAIEEILAGIYAQVLGVERVGVDDSFFDLGGDSILSMQVVARARAAGVICRPRDIFVEQTVARLARVARMGGDGDGAADEGLGEVISTPIIRWLHDIDGPVEQFNQTMVVQAPDGVTEADATVVLQALVDRHAMLRLRVDDDGAGGWSLWVPEAGSVDAAALLRSVDVLSDEALVQARSLLNPGAGVMLSALWVGSTSQLVLILYHLVVDGVSWRILLEDLNIGWAQHHSGQEVALPVPGTSFARWSSLLDKHARDPEVVAQAEAWQQVASVPAALPAAQPETDTFATAGQLSVGLDVETTRQLLGEVPAAFHAGVQDILLIAFGLAWGEFLGTGAPIGIDVEGHGRHEELAADVDLSRTVGWFTTKYPVSLSVGELGWSEVVAGDAALGRVVKDVKEQLRGLPDPLTYGLLRYLNPDVELDGSDPAIGFNYLGRLGAGATDLSGDLWQVSADDLPAVAAATAVAMPLAHTVELNAATMDTEGGPQLQANWTWASSALDQAQIDRLSQLWFDALSGICAHVRAGGGGLTPSDVAPARMSQQQIDELQQTDRIADVLPLTPLQQGLFFHASTAEDLGVGGDDLYAVQLDISISGSVDPDRLRDAVHTVVTRHPHLVARFSGDFYEPLQILPAEPELTWQYLELDESDIDDQIDRISAAERGAVCDLAASSAFRAALLRTAADQYRFVLTNHHIVLDGWSKPLLLQEIFASYYGAKLPAAVSYRRFVTWLADQDRSAARAAWREVFDGFDTPTLVGPPQRTGLGARAVEEFQVSAETTQALGELARSCRTTVSTVLQAAWAQLLMRMTGQPDVAFGTAVSGRPTDLPGAENIVGLMINTVPIRANLNSAETIGDLLDQLQSSYTDTLEHQYLGLNEIHRITGHDQLFDTMFVYENYPIDTAALSGVQDLTITKFTNREYNHYPLSVQAVPGHELGLRIEYDTDVFDKASIETLVERLRRVLVAMTDDAGDE from the coding sequence CGGTGCAGCTGGATCCGGCGGTTGTGGGCCGAATGCAACAGTTGACGAAACAGCTGCGGGTGCGCCGATATTCGGCCATTACCGCCGCGTGTGCGCTGTTGGTGCGTGGATGGTCCGGAAACGCTTCCGAGGTGACACTCGACTTCCCGGTCAGCCGCCGGGTGTCCGAGGTCTCGAAGACTCTGCCCGCGATGCTCGCCGGCGTTGTCCCACTGGTGCTGTCGACGTCGCCGGATTCGACGGTCGCCGATTTTGTCGCCCATGTCGACATTCGAATTCGGGAACTGTTGCAACATCAGCGTTTCCCGGTGCACGCGCTGGAAGGTGAAGGCGGCGCCCGGCAGGGCGCCAATCGCGTGGGCGTCAACTTCATCCCATCCCGCCTGACCCTGAACCTGGCCGGTGCGCCGGCACACGCGGGGTACACGAACCACGGCCCGGTGGGTCACTTCGGCTTTTTCTTCCTCGGCGCCGGCGACCAGCTGCACCTGAGCACGGCCGGCCCCGGGCAGCCGCTCGCGAACTTCGACGTCGCCGATCTGGCGGCGAAACTGCAGCACGTGCTGCTGGCGATGGTCGAGGACCCGACGGCGACGCTGTCGTCGATCGAGGCGCTCGACGCCGACGACACGCTCCGCCTGGACGAGATCGGCAACCGGGCCGTCCTGACCGAGCTCACGCCGGCGAAGGTGTCGATTCCGGCGACATTCGCCAAACACGTGGAGCGCACCCCCGAGGCAGTCGCGGTGACCTTCGAGGGCCGATCCACCACTTACCGGGAACTCGACGAGGCCGCCAACCGGTTGGCGCACCTGTTGGTCAGCGAGGGCATCGGCCCGGGTCAGGTTGTGGCACTTCAGTTTTCCCGGTCCGCCGACGCGATCATCTCGATCCTGGCGGTTTTGAAGACCGGTGCGGCCTATCTGCCGATCGACCCGGCACTGCCGTCAGCGCGCACCGAGTTCATGCTTGCCGACGCCGCGCCGGCGGTGGCGGTGACCACCGCGGACCTGCGGGCGCGGCTGGACGGACAGGATCTGGTGGTCATCGACGTCGCCGATCCCCGCATCGCTGAGCAGCCCAGTACGGCCCTGCCGGCGCCGGATCCCGACAACATCGCCCATGTCATCTACACGTCCGGGACCACCGGCACGCCCAAAGGTGTTGCGGTTACCCACCACAACGTCACGCAGCTGTTCGCCAGCTTCGATGCCGGCCTGCCGCGGACCGGGGTGTGGTCGCAGTGCCACTCGCTGGCCTTCGACTTCTCGGTGTGGGAGATCTGGGCCGCGCTGCTCGGAGGCAGGCGACTGGTGGTGGTGCCGGAGTCGGTGACCCGGTCGCCAGAAGACTTCCACGCCTTGCTGGTTGGCGAACATGTCAGCGTGCTCACCCAGACGCCCTCGGCGGTCGGGATGCTGCCGCCCGAAGGGCTGGAGACCGCAGCGTTGGTGGTCGCGGGCGAGGCCTGCCCGCCCGAGGTGATGGATCAGTGGGCACCCGGGCGGGTGATGATCAACGGCTACGGCCCCACCGAGACGACGGTGTGTGTGGCGATCAGCGCCCCGCTGGTGCCGGGATCCGGTGTGGTGCCGATCGGTTCGCCGGTTCCGGGTGCCGCCCTATTCGTCCTGGACCGGTGGTTGAAGCCGGTGCCGCCCGGCGTAGTCGGTGAGTTGTACGTCGCCGGCGCCGGTGTGGCGTGTGGCTATGTGCGGCGGGCGGGTTTGACCTCGTCGCGTTTCGTGGCATGCCCGTTCGGGCAGCCGGGGGAGCGGATGTACCGCACCGGAGACCTGGTCTCGTGGGGCGACGACGGCCAACTTCTTTATTTAGGACGCGCTGACGAGCAGGTCAAGATCCGCGGGTATCGGATCGAGCTGGGTGAGGTGCAAGCCGCCCTGGCTGCACTGGACGACGTCAAGCAGGCCGCGGTTATCGCCCGCGAGGACCGCCCCGGCGACAAGCGCCTGGTCGGCTATGTCACCGGCTGCGTCGACCCCGCCGCGGCTCGCGCCAAGCTAGCCGACCGGCTGCCCGGCTATATGGTTCCCGCCGCGGTGATCGTCCTCGAGACGCTGCCGCTGACGCCCAATGGCAAACTCGACACCCGCGCCCTGCCGGCGCCCGAATATCACAACGTCGGCGGCGCTTACCGTGCTCCGACCACCGCGGTCGAAGAGGTGCTCGCCGGCATCTACTCCGAAATCCTGGGCCTCGAGCGGGTCGGGATCGACGACTCGTTCTTCGACCTGGGTGGCGACAGCATCCTGTCGATGCAGGTCGTGGCCAGAGCGCGGGCGGCCGGTGTGCTGCTGCGGCCGCGTGACATTTTCGTCGAGCAGTCGGTGGCCAGGCTGGCCCAGGTGGCGAGTGTGGCCGGCGGCGAGATCGGCGTGGCCGACGCAGGTCTCGGCGAGGTGGTGTCCACCCCGATCATCCGCTGGTTGCAAGACATCGACGGTCCGGTCGAGCAGTTCAACCAGTCGATGGTGGTGCAGGCGCCGGCCGGGGTGACCGAGCCCGACGTGGCGGTGGTGTTGCAAGCGCTGGTGGATCGCCATGCCACCCTGCGGCTGCGGGCCGACGACGACGGCGCCGGCGGCTGGTCGCTGTGGGTGCCCGATGTCGGGTCCGTCGATGCCGCCGCCCACCTGCAATCGGTCGACGTGTTGACCGACAAGGCGCTGGTCGAAGCGCGTTCGCGGCTGAACCCGGCCACCGGGACGATGCTCAGCGCGCTCTGGGTCACCTCGACGTCGCAGTTGGCGTTGATCATTCACCACCTGGCCGTCGACGGCGTCTCGTGGCGAATCCTGTTGGAAGACTTGAACATCGCGTGGGCCCAGCATCACAGCGGGCAAGAGGTGGAGTTGCCCGCGCCGGGAACATCGTTTGCCCGCTGGGCGGCACTGCTCGAAGAGCACGCCCGCGACGAGGCCGTCGTGCAGCACGCGGACGCCTGGCGGCAGGTGGCGTCGACCCCGGCCGTGCTACCGGCGATACAGCCCGCGGTGGATACCCACGCCAACGCCGGACGGTTGTCGGTGGACCTGGATGTCGAGACGACCCGTCAGCTCCTGGCTGAGGTGCCGACCGCGTTTCACGCTGGGGTGCAAGACATTCTGTTGATCGCGTTCGGGTTGGCCTGGACGGAATTCCTGGGGTCGGCTGGCAAGCCGCTCGGCATCGATGTCGAGGGTCACGGACGCCACGAAGAGCTGAGTCCCTACGTGGACCTGTCGCGGACGGTCGGCTGGTTCACCACGAAGTACCCCGTGTCGCTGACCGTGGGTCGGCTGGACTGGTCGCGGGTGGTCGACGGCGACGCGGCCCTCGGCGCGGTGATCAAAGACGTCAAGGAGCAGCTGCGCGCCCTGCCCGACGGGCTGACCTACGGTCTGCTGCGGTATCTGAACCCCGAGGTGGACCTCGCCGGAACCGATCCGGCGATCGGCTTCAACTACCTGGGCCGCATGGGAGCCTCGGCCGCCGAGCTCTCCGAGGATCTGTGGCGAGTCAGCCAGGAAAGCCTCGCCCTGGCCGGTGCGGCCGCGGCGATCCCCATGCCGTTGGCGCACACCGTCGAACTCAACGCCGGCACCGTCGACAGCGAAGCCGGACCGCATCTGCACGCCAACTGGACCTGGGCGCCGTCTGCACTGGACGACACTCAGATCAACCGGCTCAGCCAACTGTGGTTCGAGGCGCTGACCGGCATCTGCGCACACGTCCGCCGCGGCGGCGGCGGCCTGACACCGTCCGATGTGGCGCCGGCGCGGCTGACCCAGCAGCAGATCGACGAGCTGTCCCGGCAGTTGCGCATCGCCGATGTGCTCCCGTTGACCCCCGTGCAGCAGGGGCTGTTGTTCCACACCGCGCTCGCGGAGGGCTCCGGTGATGATCTGTACGCGGTGCAATTGGGCATCACGGTGACCGGCCCGCTCGACCAGAAGCGGCTGCGCGAGGCGGTGCAGACGGTGGTCAACCGGCACCCCAACCTGGCGGCGCGGTTCTGCCAGCAGTTCGACGAGCCGATCCAGATCATCCCGGCCGAGCCCGTGATGGCCTGGCAGCACGCCGAAATCACCGGCGACGAAGCCGAGGTCGACGAGCGGGTCGGGGGGCTGTGCGCCGACGAACGCGCCGCGGTGTGTGACATCGCCGACCAGCCGGCCTTCCGGGTGGCCTTGATCCGCACCGGGGACAACCGGCACCGGTTGGTGGTGACCATCCACCACATCGTGATCGATGGTTGGTCGCTGCCGATCCTGCTGCAGGAGATCTTCACTCTTTACTACGGGCAGCGGTTGCCCGCGCCCCCGTCGTATCGCAGCTTTGTCACCTGGCTGGCCGAGCAGGATCGGGAGGCGGCACAGGCCGCGTGGGCCGGCGTGCTGGCCGGCTTCGACACGCCCACCCTGGTGAGTCCGCCCGGGCAGGCTGCCGAGCGCGGCGTGGAGTCGTATCGGGTGCCAGCCGACACCACGCAGGCGCTCACCGAGCTCGCGCGCTCGAACCACACCACCGTCAGCAATGTGCTGCAGGCGGCGTGGGCGCAGGTTCTGATGTGGCTGACCGGTCACCACGATGTTGCGTTCGGCACCGCCGTCTCCGGCCGGCCGACCGAGTTGCCCGGCGCCGAAGCGCTGGTGGGTCTGCTGATCAACACGGTGCCGGTGCGGGCCAGCGCCACCGCGACCACCACGATCGCCGACCTGATGGCCCAGCTACAGCGGTCACACAGCGACACCATCGAGTACGACCACCTGGCACTGCGCGATATCCACCGGGTGACCGGTCACGACCAGCTGTTCGACACGCTGTTCCTCTACGAGAACTACCCGGTCGACGCCGGCGCGCTGCTCGGTGTCCACGAGCTGGCCATCACCGATTTCAGCAGCCGCGAATTCAACCACTACCCGCTGTCGGTGGTGGTGACGCCGGGCCACGAACTGAGCCTGCGCGTCGAATTCGACAGCCACGTCTTCGATGTCGCCACCGTCGACTCGTTGATCGAGCGGTTGCGCCGGGCGTTGGGCACGATGACCACCGATCCCACCCGCCGGCTGTCGTCGATCGATCTACTCGACGGCGACGAGCATGCCCGGCTCGAGGAGTGGGGCAACCGGGAGGTGCTGACGCAGCCGACAAGCGCGCCGGTGTCGATTCCCGAACTGTTCGCCGCCCAGGTGGCCCGCGCCCCGGAGGCCGTGGCTGTCAACAGCGGGGACGGGTCGTGGACCTACCGCGAACTCGACGAGGCCGCAAACCGGTTGGCGCACGTGCTATCCGACCGCGGCGCCGGACCGGGTGAGCGAGTTGCGGTGCTGCTCAACCGATCTGCCGAGGCGATCGTGACGCTGCTGGCGGTGCTGAAGACGGGTGCGGCGTATCTGCCGATGGATCCCGCGCACCCGACCGCGCGGATGGAGTTCATGCTGTCGGATTCCGCGCCGATCGCCGCCGTGACCTCCGCGGACCTGCGCCCGCGGCTGGAGAATGCCGACCTGCAGGTGATCGACGTCGACGACCCGGCGATCGGTGCCGCGCCCAACACGGCGCCGGCGACACCCGCCGCCGATCACGTCGCCTACATCATCTACACCTCGGGCACCACTGGTAAGTCCAAGGGTGTGGCGGTCACGCACCGCAACGTGACCCAGTTGCTGGAGTCGCTGGACGCCGAGATGGAGCTGGGACAGGTTTGGACGCAATGCCATTCGCTGGCATTCGACTACTCGGTGTGGGAGATCTGGGGCGCGCTGCTGCACGGTGGTCGCGTCGTCGTGGTGCCCGACTCGATAGTCCGCTCCCCGGAAGACCTGCACGCCTTGCTGGTCAGCGAACAAGTCAGCGTCCTGAGCCAGACGCCGTCGGCGTTCTACGCGCTACAAGCGGCCGACGCGCTGGCACCCGAGCTGGGGCAGCAGCTGAAGCTGCAGACCGTGGTCTTCGGTGGGGAAGCGCTTGAGCCGCAACGTCTTCAGACGTGGCTGCACAACCACCCCGGGCTGCCGCGGATGATCAACATGTACGGCATCACCGAGACGACCGTGCACGCCTCGTTCCGGGAAATCGTGGATGCCGACGTCGACAGCAACAACAGCCCCATCGGCGTGCCGCTGGCGCATCTGGCCTTCTTCGTGCTGGACGGCTGGCTGCGGCCCGTCGCGCCCGGGGTGGTCGGCGAGCTGTACGTGGCGGGCGCCGGCGTGGCGAGCGGATACGTCGGACGTCCGGACCTGACGACGACGCGATTCGTCGCCTGCCCGTTCGGGGGACCCGGCTCGCGGATGTACCGCACCGGGGACCTGGTGTCCTGGGGCACCGATGGACAGCTGCGGTACATGGGCCGCGCCGACAAACAGGTCAAGATCCGCGGCTACCGCATCGAACTCGGCGAGATCCAGGCCGCGCTGGCCACCGTGGACGGGGTCTCGCAGGCCGCGGTGATCGCGCGCGAGGACCGTCCCGGCGACAAGCGCCTGGTCGGCTATGTCACCGGAACCGCGGATCCGACCGAGATCCGCGCTCAGCTGGCCGAGCGGCTGCCGTCGTACATGGTGCCGGTCGCGGTGGTGGTGCTGGACGCGCTGCCATTGACGGTCAACGGCAAGCTCGACACCCGCGCCCTACCCTCGCCGGAATACTCCGACGTGGACAGTTACCGTGCCCCCAGCGACGCGATCGAGGAGATCCTGGCCGGGATCTACGCCCAGGTGCTCGGCGTCGAACGCGTCGGCGTCGACGACTCCTTCTTCGACCTCGGCGGCGACAGCATCCTGTCGATGCAGGTGGTCGCCCGGGCCCGGGCGGCGGGTGTGATCTGCCGTCCCCGTGACATATTCGTCGAGCAGACCGTGGCGCGGCTGGCCCGGGTGGCCCGAATGGGAGGCGACGGCGATGGCGCGGCCGACGAGGGTCTGGGTGAGGTCATTTCCACCCCGATCATTCGGTGGCTGCACGACATCGACGGTCCGGTCGAGCAGTTCAACCAGACGATGGTGGTGCAGGCTCCCGACGGAGTGACCGAAGCCGACGCGACCGTGGTGTTGCAGGCGCTGGTGGATCGGCACGCGATGTTGCGCCTGCGGGTCGACGACGACGGCGCCGGCGGTTGGTCGTTGTGGGTGCCCGAGGCGGGCTCGGTGGATGCCGCGGCGCTGCTGCGGTCGGTGGACGTGTTGTCCGACGAGGCGCTCGTCCAGGCGCGGTCGCTGTTGAACCCGGGCGCCGGGGTGATGCTGAGCGCGTTGTGGGTTGGTTCCACCTCGCAGTTGGTGCTGATCCTTTACCACCTGGTCGTCGACGGGGTGTCGTGGCGAATCCTGCTGGAAGACCTCAACATTGGCTGGGCGCAGCATCACAGCGGCCAAGAGGTGGCGTTGCCGGTCCCGGGGACGTCGTTCGCCCGCTGGTCGTCGCTGCTGGACAAGCATGCGCGCGACCCCGAAGTCGTCGCCCAAGCCGAGGCGTGGCAGCAGGTGGCCTCGGTGCCGGCCGCGTTGCCGGCGGCGCAGCCCGAGACCGACACGTTCGCCACCGCCGGACAGCTGTCGGTCGGGCTGGATGTCGAGACCACCCGCCAGCTGTTGGGTGAGGTGCCGGCGGCGTTTCACGCTGGGGTGCAAGACATTCTGTTGATCGCGTTCGGTCTCGCCTGGGGCGAGTTCCTGGGCACCGGCGCACCGATCGGTATCGATGTCGAGGGCCACGGCCGCCACGAGGAATTGGCCGCCGATGTGGATCTGTCGCGGACGGTCGGCTGGTTCACCACCAAGTACCCGGTGTCGCTGTCGGTCGGTGAGCTGGGCTGGAGCGAGGTCGTCGCCGGTGACGCGGCCCTAGGTCGGGTGGTCAAGGACGTCAAGGAGCAGCTGCGCGGCCTGCCCGATCCGCTGACCTACGGTCTGCTGCGGTACCTGAACCCCGACGTCGAACTGGATGGATCCGACCCGGCGATCGGCTTCAACTACCTGGGCCGTCTCGGCGCGGGTGCCACCGACCTCTCCGGTGACCTGTGGCAGGTCTCGGCCGACGACCTGCCCGCCGTGGCCGCGGCGACGGCCGTCGCGATGCCGCTGGCGCACACCGTCGAACTCAACGCCGCCACCATGGACACCGAGGGTGGCCCACAGCTGCAGGCCAACTGGACGTGGGCATCCTCGGCGCTGGACCAGGCGCAGATCGATCGGTTGAGCCAGTTGTGGTTTGACGCGCTGTCGGGCATCTGCGCACACGTGCGCGCCGGTGGCGGCGGCCTGACGCCGTCCGATGTGGCGCCGGCGCGGATGAGCCAGCAGCAGATCGACGAACTGCAGCAAACCGACCGGATCGCCGACGTGTTGCCGCTGACCCCGCTGCAGCAGGGTCTGTTCTTCCACGCCAGCACCGCCGAGGACCTCGGCGTCGGCGGCGACGATCTGTACGCGGTGCAGCTCGACATCAGCATCAGCGGTTCCGTCGACCCGGACCGGTTGCGCGACGCGGTGCACACCGTCGTCACCCGGCACCCCCACCTGGTGGCACGCTTCAGCGGTGACTTCTACGAGCCGTTACAGATTCTGCCGGCCGAACCTGAATTGACTTGGCAGTACCTCGAATTGGACGAGAGTGACATCGACGACCAGATTGACCGGATTTCCGCGGCCGAACGCGGCGCGGTCTGCGATCTCGCCGCCTCGTCGGCCTTCCGGGCAGCCCTGCTGCGCACCGCGGCAGACCAGTACCGGTTCGTGCTGACCAATCACCACATCGTGCTCGACGGTTGGTCGAAACCGCTTCTGCTGCAAGAGATTTTCGCCAGTTACTACGGTGCCAAGCTTCCCGCGGCCGTGTCGTACCGCAGGTTTGTCACCTGGCTGGCCGATCAGGATCGCAGTGCGGCCCGGGCGGCGTGGCGCGAGGTGTTCGACGGCTTCGACACCCCGACCCTGGTCGGCCCGCCGCAACGGACAGGACTCGGGGCGCGAGCCGTCGAAGAGTTCCAGGTGTCCGCGGAGACCACCCAGGCGCTGGGCGAGCTGGCCCGGTCCTGCCGCACCACCGTCAGCACGGTGCTGCAGGCGGCCTGGGCCCAGTTGCTGATGCGGATGACCGGTCAGCCGGACGTCGCGTTCGGCACCGCCGTCTCCGGGCGGCCGACCGACCTGCCCGGAGCGGAAAACATTGTGGGCCTGATGATCAACACGGTGCCGATCCGGGCCAACCTCAACTCGGCCGAAACCATCGGCGATTTGCTCGACCAACTGCAAAGCTCTTACACCGACACACTCGAACACCAGTACTTGGGGTTGAACGAAATTCACCGAATCACCGGGCACGACCAGCTGTTTGACACTATGTTCGTCTACGAGAACTACCCGATCGACACCGCAGCGTTGTCGGGCGTTCAGGATCTAACGATCACCAAGTTCACGAACCGCGAGTACAACCACTACCCGCTGTCAGTGCAAGCCGTGCCGGGCCACGAATTGGGCCTTCGCATCGAATATGACACCGATGTCTTCGACAAGGCCAGTATCGAAACGTTGGTCGAGCGGTTACGGCGAGTGCTGGTGGCCATGACTGACGATGCAGGGGACGAGTAA